The nucleotide sequence ATGAGTGTGAATTTTTTTAGTTTTATCATTTCTTATTATCCTAACTTTTGAGTTTAATGAGAGTTAAATTCAGGAAGTGTTTTCACTTTAGATATTCTGTATTGTTGATTTTTTATTGATGACTTTGTCATAGATTTTTAGTTCATCTATAAGACCTTCGTAATGCTGTTCAGTGACTGATTTATCGCCATCATAGTAAGCGGCTCCAATAAGAATGTCTTGGATATTGTATTGTTCTTTTTCGGGGCATTGAGCTGTGTCAATTAATATATTGTCGATGTAGAGTTTAACTTCCTTGTTATCGCGTGTCACCAGTATGTGAATCCACTTTCTATTGTATTTTTGATCTTTGAGAGAGTGCATAATTCTATGGTGATTTCCCGCTCCGATACTTAAAGTGTACACCTGTTTAAAACGGAT is from Lentisphaera profundi and encodes:
- a CDS encoding LamG-like jellyroll fold domain-containing protein, producing MRFIFVIIFFNISLLADKALIEEDFDKLNKKTFKNIELTRGKEGKAASFNGSSSLINLTKPFKKGHSGISVSFFIKPKKSDIKKSYENLISIGGHKGISIRFKQVYTLSIGAGNHHRIMHSLKDQKYNRKWIHILVTRDNKEVKLYIDNILIDTAQCPEKEQYNIQDILIGAAYYDGDKSVTEQHYEGLIDELKIYDKVINKKSTIQNI